GACATCATTGTAAAATGCCTAGAGCTTAAGCACATTTGTGTCATTTggttatgtatatatgtgtttaactatttatctgtttatttattattagagcCTAACTTCATAATCAGATCCTCCTGGTTGGGCCCCAAAAGTGGCTTGTCACTGAATGAAAGTAATTTCCCATGGCAGGTGCTCCCAGCAGGTGGCTGCTCACAGTACCTGCATCAAAAAGGTAGATTTagtcagagattttattttaatatgaaatctgtATTGCAGCCTGAGCCACTACTGGGTGATGTGCCAAAATTCATGTCTGCAGCATGATTTATTATGTGAAAATACCACAGAACTAATCAGTGGAGTTACTAATTAATACAAATCTGCATTTTTTGCATAAGCAATTAGTGCTAGGAGAGAGCAGTGAAAGAGGAAGTTTGACTCCTTTAATCTCAGTGCCTACTCAAGCAGAAAGACCCACCAGGGCCAAACTCCAAGATCTACATTTGGAATTTCCCCCTTTTGATTAGTTAGAGACATAAAAGGTCAAATTATCAATAtttaattcatatgaaaatgtatttgttaaagaaaaaaggaaacatttcatttaaagaaagtGAGACTCCAGGTGTAAATTCTTGGAtcaaaaataatgcattttccaTTTCAATAAAGTCTGAATATTTTATAAGGATTTTGATTGCtaataataatgacattttaaaattacatcaaTAATGGGGGAGGGGTTTGTGGCatatgtttctaaaatgtttaaacCACCAAGGTGCTTGTTCTTCTGAGTTGTATCTCTACTAGACTTTTCCCAGTATGTTTTGGATATCATGTGTATTAAGACACAATATTCTAAATCCAGTATTTAGATAACGTGGCTCACCAAATCTGAGTAAATAATGCCATTTAACTTCAGTTGGTTTATTCCCCCATTAATTTAATAGAAATtgtttataatatgaaataagtTGAGAGTTGAAAGGGTGATGGTGATGGAAAAAGATTTATATCATCAATAAAATGTACACTTCATACaatataagcaaaattaaaaaaaatatttttagatgttcTATTATTTCCGTGCACAGCAAATTTAAGAGTTCACTTTGATTTTCATGCTGTGTGGCAAATAAGCACAACTATCTTTCTCAAAGTTACTCAGTCTATCATTTCTTTGTTTCAGACTCCCTGGCTCAAATGATAATTTAAGCCCTTCCCTCGCCTCCCTGGATTTCTAGTTTTCCAGGAAACTTATTCTGAAAAGAAGGTGGCTAATTAAACGCAGATTTACAGGACTCTCTCATTAAAAGTTCAGATGTGGTGGTCAATGTTTTTGCGAAAGAAGGCAAAtaggaaaaagcaaaagcttctgaaagggttttttgtttgtttggttttttgtttgtttgttttttgtttttggggggtttttttgttgttgttgttgttgttgtttttctgaatCTTAGTACCGCGAATTTCAAGGCCAGCGAAGTGGGAATTGTCCACGGTGCTGATACCTTGAGGAAACTATTTTTCCTACAAGCTGCCTGGGGCTCTAAACCTGGCTCGCCTGGCTTCTGTGCAATCCAGGAACTTGCCCGgtctcctcccccaaccccgaAGCAGCCATTGTTCAGGGCGTCGTCGGTGTTTCTCTGCTCTCGGTACCCACAGCAACACCCACTTACTCGGGATTGTTTGCTTGTTGCTTTCTTTTAAGGCAAAAGTAGGCGCTTGTCAGCTACCCAGCCCTGCGGTCCCCTTTAGACCTCAAGCTGTTCCTCAAGGCTCACAAAACAGACACGCGCCCTCCTTTTGCCCTCCCCACCTGAGAACAGAAGCTcccacacacactcatgcacacactcaccCACATTTACGCTCACATAACTCAGACACACTCCCTGACACATCACATATACATTCACACACTCATTCACATACATACAATCGCACACGCTCATTCACACAATCTCATACACTCATACTCAGATCCACACACACTTGTACGCTTAAGCACACTTACACACATAGCTTATCTAACGCACCAGGCCTTGAGCATTCGTGTGGGTGACCTACGCTTGCCACAATGCTCAGAGTTGCTTTGATTTCGCATTGTGGATGTGGGTGTTGGATGGTTTAAGGAAAGCCCCTCACTTCTGACGGAAAATCAGAGACGAAGTCCCTTGGAGCCCTACAGGCGCCAGGAGGGGAGCTACCCAGGCCCCGGCGGGACAAGGAGAacgtaaataataaataaaagagcccAGGCAGGCCGAGCTGGGGAAGCCCGGTACTAAATCACTTCCCAAATCACAGCCGCGTTGTGCTCCATCCAATAGCTCTAAGCGATTTGAGGGGTTGGGGgttggaatcatttttttttccgttCTCGCAGGTGCAATATGAATCAATTATCTTAATTAAGATTATGCCGCAAGCCCAGGAGATTTGGGGAGGACGGGTTTTGCGCTCGGGGCGACGGCGAGGCATTTTAATAGCTTCTCTCTTGCTCCCGGCTTTCCCCCGCCGCCTGCCTGTCGAGCCCGGGCAGCTCCAGCCTCTGGCCAGGACCTAGGCGCCCAGTGGCCTCCCTGGAGGCATAGGCGCAAACCTGGCGCCGCGCCGGCGATCTGGAAGGAGGAGCCCGTAACATTGTCCTCTGGCTTCCCAAGGGCCTCTGAGCTGCCGGGCCTTTGAAAGACCTACGTACAGCTCTCTGCCCTAAGGCTTCTTCGGCCCCAGTGCCCTATGGTCTCGCCCGCCTCTCAgtctcccaccacctcccacctctgGAACAGGCTCAGGCCAGAACACCCCTTtcctgggaggggaagggagaggactcGAGGGCCACTCGAGGTCGGTGGGGCCACCCGAGCCACACTTGAGTCTTTGATTGAACGCAAGCCTCCCTTTGCAAGCAGCAAGCATCTGTTTCCGCGAGAAACAGGTCACCGCCGGGGACGGCGGTCCTGCCCCTGCTCTTTATCTAGGCCCCGCGAAAGCGTtgaacaccccacccccaccccccgccgcccgcTACACGCTTCTCAGTCCCCTCATCCTGACCACAGGCCTGCTTCCATCCCCCTCCCGTACACGGTGGCAcacgcctccctcccccccattgTCTCCGCCCAGGCCACAGCCCCCTCTCCCCGACCCCAGCCACAAGCATCCTCCCGCCCTCCTTCCCGCCGGCGCTCCTGCTGCCGCTTTAACGGCCGGGACCGCCCGGCCCGCGCCGCGCGCTCCAAGCGGGGACCCGGGGGGCGACAGATTTGGGGCATTGCTCGAGGGCAGTGAGTCATGAAAGCGGCTTTTGTTACCCGCGCGTGCGGTTCGCGTGCCGCTCAGCAGCCTGCAGCGCCCAGTGGGGACCGGAGCTGGAGGAGTACCGCTAACGGCAGCGCGGGCAGAGAAGAGAGACGGGGCGAGAATTCAGGGAATCGGGAGGGGAAAAGTGTGCAACTGTCGAAACAAAGtccaaagagggagaggaaaataagGAGGCGGGGTCGGCGACTGTGCCTCAGTCCGTCCTTTTCCAGCGTTACCGCCACCACCGTtcttctctgcccccactctctcGCGCTGTCCCCTCTCAACAAAAAGCACCTTAATCTAGGTCTAATCTGCACTCCTCCCTTCCCCGCCTGACTACTCGGCTGCCGCCTGGGGGAGGTCCAGCCACACTCTCTGGGCGCCAAAATTCCCTCGCTGGGGGATCGACGTTCCCCGCGCAGAGGAGGGTTTGCACCCAAGCTCTGTGGGCAGGGAAGCTCAATGAGAGCCACCGTGAGACCGAACCTCGCCAGGATTCTGGAACATCCCGGAGTAGCCTTTTCTTTGTACACATTCCCAGGCCTGGGGAGACAACGGGCAGTGGGATTAGGGGTGAATTTAttagaaggagagggaaggaccGCGTCTAATAATTCTTGCACTTTGCGAATTAGAGTCCAGGCTGGAGAAACACCCGGGTTCTTTCCCGCCTGGAACATCTGGTTCCACCAAGAATCTCCTGCATTCCACAGGAAGTCGCAAAGTGAGGAAGTTTCTGCTACCCAGGGGGAAGAGGGATCCCCTAGGTCATCCCCAAGTCTTCGGGCAGCTGGAGCCATCTCTTGCATCCTCCCCCAACATTTCCCCTGAAGCTCCTCTAAGACAGAGGAGTAAGAGCTAGGGCTCGAGTTCCACATCCCAGCAGCACGGTGGGCTAGCCCGTGGGGCGGCTGCCAGGATTGCAGGGAGCACTTGGTCCAGCCTGGCCGCCGGTGTCGTGGACCCGCCTCTTCAGGCGGGTAACTTCGATGCCCCTTGAGTTTTAGCCCATCACTGATGATACAGACGGCGCAGGGGTAAATAATGAGACTAGGCTCTTAGGTGCATTCTTTTATCTTCCTCTGTGCTCTTCGTACACTGACGAGTGAACGCAGAAAAGCAAGACTCTCTACAGCTCTTCTCTTGGAAACTCAGTACAATTCACGTCACGCTTTCCGCAGCGGGTCAGAGCGCAcactccctccctttttccccctttcagatTTGTGCTGGATGGGGAAGGGTGCATACACCGCCTTCCAGACACCGGTGATTTCGATAGAacccttttcccctctccacaGCGTCCCCCCTCTGGTTCCCAGAGGCACCTAGCTTCAGCCTCTCAACCCTGACACTGTTTGCAAACTCAAGGGGCTTTTAAAGCGACTGCCTTTAAATAAGCAATCCAAGTTCGACAAATTCAGTTCAGGGGGCTACAGGTCTGGGAGGGATAGGGGTTTAGTTAAGGGAGGATTAGAGATGAAGCTGGTGGCGAAGGAATGGAAAAgatgtaatatataatgtatgatTCTAAACATGCCTTGGTGGGAACGAGTAAATAAAGAATCGCCATTTAAACACAAATATGGCTCCCTCAGAATTAGTCTGGAATCTCTGGTCTTTGCCTGACATGCAAGGTGGAGGTGAAGACTCATCAAGTCAGAGTCTTTGAGGTCTGGAGGAGTCATGGCCATTAACCCTTTccaaaaagaggagagagaagaaatatttaacataGGCCCATTGCGTCCTCCCATTGAAAAGGCTTGTCTGAATCAAGTACCTATTTACAGGCCTAAGAGTGGGGAGTGCCAGCCTGTGGCACGGAACAAGAGGCATTGGATGAGGGCATCCTTTGCAACAATCCAATGGCCTTGGTTAAAAGGCAGAATCCAAGCATCAGAGGAATACCCCAGCTTTCACATCGAGAGCTCTAAGGCCAAAGGAGCCAAGGCCTGAGTGCGTGGACTAGCTTGCGCCGAGGACAAGGACCTCTGCGGGGAGGGAGGTTGATGTGTTGAGGGGTCTCCAGGGACAGAGGCAGCTGAAGGTGAGGGCACGCCAGGTTGCATGTATGGTGAGGTAGAGTGACAGGTACTGTAGAGGCTGGGAGTGAGTGATCCAGGTAAAGAGGCTAGAGGACTAGCATCAAAGCCGAGTGCACAGATTAGGCCGTTTTTGTATGGCGTACGTTTTCTTAAGGGTTtgatggagaagaggagaagcCACCCTTTGGCGCCAATAAGCAAAGCGTCTGCCAAGCGGGggaaaccaagagatggacaaCTAAGAGAGGGCAGAAAGTCTTGGTGCTCAGAAAGCCAATGTCTGGGCGCGGCATCCTACGGAGTCAGGACGCTTCACTGAGCGCCTCAGTCTCCAGGCTTCGGCCTCTTTCACCTCCGCCCTACTTCCCGCCCCTACGCAGGCCACTCACTCCGATCTAAACCCAGTCTACGTTAGCTTTCCCGCTCCCTTCCCTcaattcccctcccccccttgccccctctcccttctgccGCCTGAAAGGGTTAATCTCTCCTGCGGGTAAAAACAGGTCCGCGGAGTCTCTAACTGGCGACAGATGGGCCACTTTCTTCTGGCCACAAAGGGGCCGGAATGGAGCGCTCCGCGGCATACAAATGGGCAGGTCACGTGGTTCCCGGCTCCTGGCTGGACCGGGAAGACCATATGGCGCATGCCggggaggaaggagatggggcgggggtaggggtgggggagaggggagctggagttggaggagggtgggagaggagcGAGGCTGAAGGGGCGGGCGGAAGAGAGCGCTCAGCCTGGACGCGTGCGCAGACGCGGGACGCAGGGACCTGCTAGCCGCTCGGCTCCCGGGCCCCGCCTGCGCTCAGCATCACCAACCCGGCTATATAACCTGAGCGCCCGCGCGGCGGGGACACGAGGAATTCGCCCCACGCAGAAGGCACGGCATCCGGAGGCCCCAGGGTTATGAGACCATCACTCAGGACCTACTAACAACTGCAGGTAATTACAACCCTTTCGTTTTTGTTTGGGAATAAAAGCAGTAATTGAAGACCGGATGTACCTACACATATTCTGAATGTGTGCGTTTGCGAGCGCGTGTATGTGTATTGAAGCGGGCATTCCTCCCCTTGATTGCCCGCAAGTACTAACACATTTCGACTTGCCTTACTCAAATACCCACCGCaggctttctaaaaaaaaaaaaaaagaaaaagaaaaagaaaaagaaaaagcaaagaaaaagaaaaagaaaaaaaatgtgttagtgTTCTGGTTTTGAGGGGAAATTATAGGAgctattttgaattaaaaaaaaataacgcaCAGTAACTCTGATTATTTGCTAGTAGTGATTTCAAAGTCCTGAAAGCAAATAACTACTTCACTTTCTCACTTCTTccaataagtaaaaagaaaaaaagaaaagcccttgTTACCAGATGTgttttgtgtgcatgtattttgTGCGCATTGGAAGTGCCAAGTTATTTTTTCAGTGCATAAAAGGGACACGGATACCTTGGTACACACATCCTGAGAAATAATTGTGTTGAGAGATAGTTTAGTTGAGAAAGTGAAAAaaggtggagaaagggagaggaaccaACTCCTGCTACCTGTTACTGCTCCAGAGGCAGCCAAGTCCCTAGCAGCCACTGCAGAAGCCAGAAATTCAGTTGTCTCACtaaaggctttttattttctttattagaagCGGCAACTTCACTATTGCCAATCGCTGACCATTATAATTAcccaatcttttaaaaagaggtttgAGGCGAACTTTGAAAAGCCCCAATAAAGAGCGGGCGGCTATTTCAATGGGCTGTTTATTAGAGAAGAGCCTTCCGCACCTGATCCCAAGCGCATGGAAGGGTGCTCTGTGCggtgcccccagccctggccatATAGCTAGTGCTTTTGTACAAGGTGGAAATTCAGCAGAGGGGTAGTGTTGGGAGGCGAGAAAAGAAAGCCGAGGGTGGCATGCAAGACCCCTGCCCACTTTTGTTGCCAAATGTTTCGTTGATGGTGAAATAATTTGATGGAAACTACTTTTTCTCCACCATGAATTTGCTCTTCAGTCTCCGGTTAGTATAATCGTCTTAAAAATCACTGCCACCGTGAGTAAATTACGTAATGTCTCTTAACTGTAATCGCTAAGTGCCAAGAAgccagggaagagaagggaacaaaCAGAATTGCAATTTTCAAAGtcatcattttttgtgtgtggattgTGACTTTGAACTCATGCAGATAACCATGAAGTAGTGAAACATTTGCTCCTTTTCGTGTGTATCATCCTGCTACATAATCACCATAAACACACTTTTGCCAATCGTTAGAAAACATACACACAGgagtgcacatacacatatatttactctctcccccacctccagccctgccctgtcTCCTGTATGCCAGTGGGGCACACACACGCCATTATAAAACAAGCCATTTAACTTTTCCTTAGGGGCATCCATTTTGTAATGAGCTGGTACTTCTCTTCACATGGATTTCTATAAAGTTAGGTAGGGAGTGGTAGCTGAAGGCACAGGTAGTTCGTAAATGtagcatttttctccttttctttctgttcctctccccccccccctgtTGAATGTAGGAAATTGAAACATGACCAAATCTTACAGCGAGAGCGGGCTGATGGGCGAGCCTCAGCCCCAGGGTCCTCCCAGCTGGACAGACGAATGTCTCAGTTCTCAGGACGAGGAGCACGAGGCAGACAAGAAGGAGGACGACCTCGAAGCCATGAACGCGGAAGAGGACTCACTTAGGAacgggggagaggaggaggacgaAGACGAAGatctggaagaggaggaagaagaggaagaggaggacgaCGATCAAAAGCCCAAGAGACGGGGCCCCAAAAAGAAGAAGATGACCAAGGCACGCCTGGAGCGTTTTAAGCTAAGGCGCATGAAGGCCAACGCCCGGGAGCGGAACCGCATGCACGGGCTAAACGCGGCTCTGGACAACCTGCGCAAGGTGGTGCCCTGCTATTCCAAGACGCAGAAGCTGTCCAAAATCGAGACGCTGCGCCTGGCCAAGAACTACATCTGGGCTCTGTCGGAGATCCTGCGTTCGGGCAAAAGCCCTGATCTGGTCTCCTTCGTACAGACTCTCTGCAAGGGCTTATCTCAGCCCACCACCAACCTGGTTGCCGGCTGCCTGCAGCTTAATCCTCGGACTTTTCTGCCTGAGCAGAACCAGGACATGCCTCCGCACCTGCCTACCGCCAGCGCTTCGTTCCCTGTGCACCCCTACTCTTACCAGTCGCCGGGGCTGCCCAGCCCGCCCTATGGTACCATGGACAGCTCCCATGTCTTCCACGTTAAGCCACCGCCGCACGCCTACAGCGCTGCTCTGGAGCCCTTCTTTGAAAGCCCCCTGACTGATTGCACCAGCCCTTCCTTTGACGGACCCCTCAGCCCGCCGCTCAGTATCAATGGCAACTTCTCTTTCAAACACGAACCGTCCGCCGAGTTTGAGAAAAATTATGCCTTTACCATGCACTATCCTGCAGCGACCTTGGCAGGGGCCCAAAGCCACGGATCAATCTTCTCGGGCGCCGCTGCCCCTCGCTGCGAGATCCCTATAGACAATATCATGTCTTTTGATAGCCATTCACATCATGAGCGAGTCATGAGTGCCCAGCTCAATGCCATCTTTCACGATTAGAGGCACGTCAGTTTCACCATCCCCGGGAAACGTACCCACTGTGCTTACAGTGACTGTGGTGTTTACAAAAGGCAGCCCTTTGGGTACTATTGCTGCAAAGTGCAAATACTCCAAGCTTCAAgtgatatatgtatttattgtcgtTACTGCCTTTGGAAGAAACAGGGGATCAAAGTTCCTGTTCACcttatgtattattttctatagctcttctattttaaaaaagtaatatggttaaaaaaaaacaccacaaattTGGTGTAGCTGTTTTCAGATCATATTAATTATCTGATCGGGATAACAAAATCACAAGCAATAATTAGGATCTATGCAATTTTTAAACTAGTAACGGgccaattaaaatatatataaatatatatttttcaaccaGCATTTTACTACTTGTTACCTTTCCCATGCTGAATTATTTTGTTGTGATTTTGTACagaatttttaatgactttttataATGTGgatttcctattttaaaaccaTGCAGCTTCATCAATTTTTATACATATCAGAAAGGTAGAATTATA
The sequence above is drawn from the Neofelis nebulosa isolate mNeoNeb1 chromosome 2, mNeoNeb1.pri, whole genome shotgun sequence genome and encodes:
- the NEUROD1 gene encoding neurogenic differentiation factor 1, producing MTKSYSESGLMGEPQPQGPPSWTDECLSSQDEEHEADKKEDDLEAMNAEEDSLRNGGEEEDEDEDLEEEEEEEEEDDDQKPKRRGPKKKKMTKARLERFKLRRMKANARERNRMHGLNAALDNLRKVVPCYSKTQKLSKIETLRLAKNYIWALSEILRSGKSPDLVSFVQTLCKGLSQPTTNLVAGCLQLNPRTFLPEQNQDMPPHLPTASASFPVHPYSYQSPGLPSPPYGTMDSSHVFHVKPPPHAYSAALEPFFESPLTDCTSPSFDGPLSPPLSINGNFSFKHEPSAEFEKNYAFTMHYPAATLAGAQSHGSIFSGAAAPRCEIPIDNIMSFDSHSHHERVMSAQLNAIFHD